The nucleotide sequence TATGATCATATAAATTACCTACTTTAGTAAACGAAAAAACTAAATTACTTCAAAATATGAATAACGAGTTAAGTAATTTAAAACAAAAAGTTGATAAAACTGCTGATGATGAAGCAAAAATTACAGCATTAGAAAAATCAGTTGAAAATTTAAACTCAGTTCTAAAAAATACCAAAACATTTATTAGTGGAAATAGTTCAAGAATCAAAAACTTCTTCCAAAATAGAAATATTGGTGAATTAACTGCTGAAGATGTTGCAGAAATTAAGAAAATTCGATACCAAGTAACAAACATTTATAATGCTCTTAACCAACATAGAATGGTTCAACCTGCGGTTTACAAAGCAGCTCCTGATCCAGCTCCAAAACCTGTAGAACCTGCACCAGCGCCTGTTGATACTGAACAACCAGAAGTTGCACCAAGCGAAGATCCGGTAGCTTCAACTTTCGATCCAAGTGACATTTTATTAAATAAAGTTGATGATGTCATAAATGAAGCAATTCGAGCTGCAAGAGGAAATTCATCAAATACAATTAAATTCACATTAAAAGAAGATTCTAATACTTTAGTTAATGAAGCAGATGCTAAAGCATTCGATTTAAAAGAAGGAATCGACTTAAGTAAATTAGCAACTGAAACTGAAAATAGTAAAAAAGTTGTTTCATTAACCTTTGATGACAATCAATTGACATATACTTATACATATGACAATAATCAATATACTCAAAACATAACTCACACAACTCCAGAAGTGCCGACAGTTACAACTGAAACTGAAGAAGAAACAGAAGAAAAATCTAATTTTGAAAAAGCTAAAGAATTAGCTGCTAATAATCAAGTATTTAAAGTTAGTGGTATTACGTTAGAACATTTCAATAAGTTGTATTCAACCGAACAAAAAGGAAGAAGAATTGATAATGAACGTGATGGTTGAAAAGTAAATAAAAGAGCAAAGGATAAAACTAAAATTTTTATTTTACCTAATTTTGGATTTACCGATTCTGCTGATCAAATAATTGATGCTGATAAGACTTCTACAGAAAAAGAAGTAAGAATTGCCGGTTACACAGATCATGACAACACTAGCGATAAACAAAGATCAGTAAGACTTATTTTTGAAACAAGCGAAGATAATGGAAAAAGAACCATTATACTTAAATACAAATTATTCGATAAAATTAATAAAACACACTCAGAAGAATACACACACACATTCTCTGAAGACGACGTTACACAATAACAGTCAAACAATATTTATTGCACATTAACTAACTCTTTTTATGAGTTAGTTTTTTATATTTTGGAATTAAATTATATAATTAGTACAAAAGGAGAAACAGTGAAATATTTAAAATTAGATTTAGAAAATGCTTTGAAAAATCCTGAAGAAATTCAGTTATTAAAATCACGTGTTGAAAAAATTCACCATGATGTTTTAAATAAAAATGTTGAAGAAAAAGATTGATTAGGTTGATATGATTTACCTAATACTTACGACCGAGAAGAAGTTCAAAGAATGAAACAAATTTCTCAAAAATGAGCTGAAGATGGTGTTGAAGTCGTTGTGGTTATTGGAATTGGTGGATCATACTTAGGTGCTAAAACCGGTTATGAATTTATTTATGGAGAATATCCAATCAAGAAACCATTAATGGAATTAGTTTTTGCTGGAAATGACATTTCTGCAGAAGCTTTAGCATCAAAATTGCATTATGTAAATGATAAAAAATTTGCGATTAATGTTATTTCAAAATCTGGAACAACATTAGAACCATCAATCGCTTTTAGAGAATTTAGACTAGCACTTGAAGCACAAATTGGTCGTGAAGAAGCTGCAAAATATATCGTTGCAACAACTGATGCTAAAAAAGGTGTGCTTTTTGAATTAGCTAAAGAACGTGGATATGAAAGATTTATCGTACCTGATGATATTGGTGGACGTTTCTCAGTAATGAGTGCTGTTGGTCTATTTCCATTTTATTGCGCCGGA is from Mycoplasmopsis pullorum and encodes:
- a CDS encoding glucose-6-phosphate isomerase, with translation MKYLKLDLENALKNPEEIQLLKSRVEKIHHDVLNKNVEEKDWLGWYDLPNTYDREEVQRMKQISQKWAEDGVEVVVVIGIGGSYLGAKTGYEFIYGEYPIKKPLMELVFAGNDISAEALASKLHYVNDKKFAINVISKSGTTLEPSIAFREFRLALEAQIGREEAAKYIVATTDAKKGVLFELAKERGYERFIVPDDIGGRFSVMSAVGLFPFYCAGIDGERILEGARITNEELSSEHLSQNPAYQYATTRYLLHEKYKYPVEMMVSYEPKLQYFSEWWKQLFAESEGKDGKGIWPASGIFSTDLHSLGQMIQDGSKILFETVLTVEQPQNNIKFNINANEDIDKLSYLNGNDLHNVNNIAFKATQKAHVEVGQVPNIHITFKDFSPETLGALFMFFERALTMSAYLLGVNPFNQPGVEIYKKNMFTMLDKK